A genomic stretch from Mesoplodon densirostris isolate mMesDen1 chromosome 3, mMesDen1 primary haplotype, whole genome shotgun sequence includes:
- the LOC132486579 gene encoding zinc finger protein 709-like, giving the protein MDSLAIEDVVVNFTLEEWALLDPSQKKLYRDVMQEIFWNLASVGKTWEYHDIGDQYKTQGGNLRSPMVERLSECKDSSSCGEHFSLIPSLNLKKKTIGLKPCECSACGKVFMDHLSLTRHMKCHIEHELGKFQKYGDKLYKCKHCGKAFNHFTSFLMHKRSHTGEKLYECKICSKALSTLSCLQKHERTHTGEKPYKCKACGKAFTWLITFQKHMITHSGDGPYKCKECEKVFVNLSSLKIHERSHTGEKPYQCKLCGKAFSYYYSLRVHGRTHTGEKPYECKQCGKAFSCHESIQAHERIHTGEKPYQCKHCEKADRYHSSLRTHERSHTGEKPYQCKQCGKAFRRKQTFRAHERSHGGEKPYECKQCGKGFSYFSSFQRHKWHHTGEKPYVCKTCSKALSSATSLRNHERTHTGEKPYECKECGKAFTWHKTFQYHRRMHTRDGPYKCEECEKVFLNPSSLKVHEKSHTGEKPYQCKQCGKSFSSQRSFQMHERTHTGEKPYECKICGKAFTWHKTFQYHMITHTRDGPYKCKECEKVFISPSSLKIHEWSHTGEKPYQCKQCGLSFSSQKGLQNHERNHTGEKPYECKEYGKALFVTSSSQRHERTHTREKPYVCKTCSKAFSTHSSLRNHERTHTRENPYECKICGKAFSSTYVQVHERTHTGEKPYRCQECGKAYISLSSIRRHIRQHTGEKPYKCEECGKAFFYHSNLRRHEKVH; this is encoded by the exons GACTCATTGGCTATTGAGGATGTGGTTGTGAACTTCACCCTGGAGGAGTGGGCTTTGCTGGATCCTTCACAAAAGAAACTCTACAGAGATGTGATGCAGGAAATCTTCTGGAACCTGGCCTCAGTAG GAAAAACATGGGAATATCATGACATTGGAGATCAGTACAAAACCCAGGGCGGAAACCTAAG AAGTCCTATGGTAGAGAGACTCTCTGAATGTAAAGACAGTAGTTCCTGTGGAGAACACTTCAGCCTTATTCCATCTCTCAATCTGAAGAAGAAAACTATTGGACTAAAACCATGTGAATGCAGTGCATGTGGAAAAGTCTTCATGGATCATTTATCCCTTACTAGACACATGAAATGTCACATTGAACATGAACTGGGAAAGTTTCAAAAGTATGGTGACAAGCTATATAAATGTAAGCACTGTGGTAAAGCCTTTAATCATTTCACTTCCTTCCTAATGCACAAAAGAagtcacactggagagaaactgTATGAATGTAAAATATGTTCTAAAGCATTGAGTACTCTCAGTTGTcttcaaaaacatgaaagaacTCATACTGGAGAAAAACCCTATAAGTGTAAGgcatgtgggaaagccttcacaTGGCTCATAACCTTTCAAAAACACATGATAACACACAGTGGAGATGGACCTTATAAATGTAAAGAATGTGAGAAGGTATTCGTTAATCTCAGTTCTcttaaaatacatgaaaggagtcacactggagagaaaccctatcaaTGTAAACTATGTGGCAAAGCCTTCAGTTATTACTATTCCTTACGAGTACATGGAAgaactcacactggagagaaaccctatgaatgtaaacaGTGTGGAAAAGCCTTTAGTTGTCATGAAAGCAttcaagcacatgaaagaattcacacaggagagaaaccctatcaATGTAAACACTGTGAGAAAGCAGACAGATACCACAGTTCTCTTCGAACCCATGAAAGGagtcacactggagagaaaccttaccaGTGTAAGCAGTGTGGAAAAGCCTTTCGACGTAAACAAACCTTTCGAGCACATGAAAGGAGTCACggaggagagaaaccctatgaatgtaagcaGTGTGGTAAAGGCTTCAGTTATTTCAGTTCCTTCCAAAGACACAAATGGcatcacactggagagaaaccgtATGTGTGTAAAACATGTTCTAAAGCATTGAGTAGTGCCACATCTCTTCGAAATCATGAAAGAACCCACACTGGTGAAAAGCCCTATGAGTGTAAGGAATGTGGTAAAGCCTTCACCTGGCACAAAACCTTCCAATATCACAGGAGAATGCATACTAGAGATGGACCTTATAAATGTGAAGAGTGTGAGAAAGTATTCCTTAATCCTAGTTCTctaaaagtacatgaaaagagtcacactggggagaaaccctATCAATGTAAACAATGTGGTAAAAGTTTTAGTTCTCAAAGAAGTTTCCAAATGCATGAAAGAACCCATactggagaaaaaccctatgaGTGTAAAatatgtgggaaagccttcaccTGGCACAAAACCTTCCAATATCACATGATAACACACACTAGAGATGGACCTTATAAATGTAAAGAATGTGAGAAAGTTTTCATTAGTCCCAGTTCTCTTAAAATCCATGAATGGagtcacactggagagaaaccctatcaaTGTAAACAATGTGGTTTAAGTTTTAGTTCTCAAAAAGGTTTACAAAATCATGAAAGAAATCACactggagaaaaaccctatgaatgtaaggaataTGGGAAAGCATTGTTTGTTACCAGTTCTTCTCAAAGACATGAAAGGACTCACACTAGAGAGAAACCGTATGTGTGTAAAACATGTTCTAAAGCATTTAGTACTCACAGTTCTCTTCGAAATCATGAAAGAACCCACACTAGAGAAAACCCCTACGAATGTAAAATATGTGGGAAAGCGTTCAGTTCCACCTATGTTCAAGTGCATGAAAgaactcacactggagagaaaccctatcgATGtcaggaatgtgggaaagcctacATTTCTCTGTCAAGCATTCGACGGCACATTAGACagcacactggagagaaaccatataaatgtgaagaatgtgggaaagccttcttTTATCACAGTAATTTACGAAGGCATGAAAAGGTTCACTAG